A part of Myxococcus landrumus genomic DNA contains:
- a CDS encoding YncE family protein has protein sequence MRAYLVTSALLLASCSVDTEPRPPPSTRLVYPSGVAFWRPEATTSTNGFLYVAGANFDKCYASGAVSALDLDALGLRPFGKDFSDEAEVGSFPSLLTDLHVGAASYALIDSFAGEMALWSPPGRAPRLFVATRAEDSVLQVLDVSPDGKDLSCAQSGTTVDCRVNALSLVNVPGANKDGMPGAPAPLGVTVERNNPDALVWVTHTELVGPQGSDRLGDLQTYLVNLPAASPTREELTTSRFVPLGVGGLAPGATNSVALGGRYMYVSGRNGATNDRGTVAASFVLRLVDRTDTGRVIDTSLRDLYAIREARGVAVEPLMMRDNPTQVDPNRERVYLLARGPDTLLILDIENSRADFPTMRVVAALSLPEGASELKIIPRGQGRGNLVAVTGSGDEAVSIYDEEVGQLVAQVLVGDQDPAQPSQPYGLAVDVRGNSARLFTTTFGDGRVAVIDIPNLDQPQDARRVALLGARQLRDSRQGTSVCQESSP, from the coding sequence ATGCGCGCCTACCTTGTCACCTCCGCGCTGCTGCTCGCGTCGTGTTCTGTCGACACCGAGCCGCGGCCTCCGCCGTCCACTCGCCTCGTCTATCCGAGCGGTGTCGCCTTCTGGCGCCCCGAGGCCACCACGTCCACGAACGGATTCCTGTACGTGGCCGGGGCCAACTTCGACAAGTGCTACGCCTCCGGCGCGGTGTCCGCGCTGGATTTGGATGCCCTGGGCCTGAGGCCCTTCGGCAAGGACTTCTCCGACGAGGCCGAAGTCGGGAGCTTCCCGTCGTTGCTCACGGACCTGCACGTCGGCGCGGCGTCTTACGCGCTCATCGACAGCTTCGCGGGTGAGATGGCGCTGTGGAGCCCACCGGGTCGTGCGCCTCGGCTGTTCGTCGCGACGCGCGCGGAGGACAGCGTCCTCCAGGTGCTCGACGTGTCGCCGGACGGCAAGGACCTGAGCTGCGCGCAGAGCGGCACCACCGTCGATTGCCGCGTGAATGCGCTGTCGCTGGTGAACGTGCCGGGCGCGAACAAGGACGGGATGCCGGGTGCCCCCGCGCCCCTGGGCGTCACCGTGGAGCGGAACAACCCGGACGCGCTCGTCTGGGTGACCCACACGGAGCTGGTGGGGCCGCAGGGGAGCGACAGGCTCGGCGACCTCCAGACGTACCTGGTGAACCTCCCGGCGGCGTCCCCGACGCGCGAGGAGCTGACCACGTCCCGCTTCGTGCCGTTGGGTGTGGGCGGGCTCGCGCCTGGCGCCACGAACTCGGTCGCGCTCGGTGGCCGGTACATGTACGTGTCCGGGCGGAACGGCGCGACGAATGACCGTGGGACGGTCGCCGCGAGCTTCGTGTTGCGGCTGGTCGACCGGACGGACACGGGCCGGGTCATCGACACCAGCCTTCGCGACCTCTACGCCATCCGCGAGGCGCGCGGCGTCGCCGTGGAGCCGCTGATGATGCGCGACAACCCCACGCAGGTGGACCCCAACCGGGAGCGCGTCTACCTGCTGGCGCGCGGACCGGACACGCTGCTCATCCTCGACATCGAGAACTCGCGGGCTGATTTCCCCACGATGCGCGTGGTGGCGGCGCTGTCGCTGCCCGAGGGTGCCAGCGAGCTGAAGATCATCCCGCGCGGCCAGGGCCGGGGCAACCTGGTGGCGGTGACGGGCAGCGGCGACGAGGCCGTCTCCATCTACGACGAGGAAGTGGGGCAGCTCGTCGCCCAGGTCCTGGTGGGAGACCAGGACCCGGCTCAGCCCAGCCAGCCCTACGGGTTGGCGGTGGACGTCCGGGGCAACTCGGCGCGTCTGTTCACCACCACCTTTGGCGACGGACGCGTCGCCGTCATCGACATTCCCAACCTCGACCAGCCGCAGGATGCGCGGCGCGTCGCCCTGCTCGGTGCGCGGCAACTGCGTGACAGCCGCCAGGGAACCAGCGTGTGTCAGGAGTCCTCACCGTGA
- the glyQ gene encoding glycine--tRNA ligase subunit alpha yields MYFQDLIFTLQKHWADQGCINTQPYDLEVGAGTMAPYTFLRALGPEPWNVAYVQPSRRPADGRFGENPNRLFQHHQFQVILKPAPKNVQELYLESLRKIRIDPLEHDIRFVEDDWESPTLGAWGLGWEVWCDGMEVTQFTYFQQCGGFDCKPVAAELTYGLERICMYLQNVENVFDIEWVKGVKYREVFHPNEVEMSKYALQESDAAMLFALFDAYEKECKRLIERQLPLPAYDFALKCSHTFNLLDARGAISVTERAAFIKRVRDNARLCAEGYLQMRERLGYPLLKTPWTVGEQPPVLEGKPASDYWKTVQLNKPVEKKEKAEVARGA; encoded by the coding sequence ATGTATTTCCAGGATCTGATCTTCACGCTCCAGAAGCACTGGGCCGACCAGGGCTGCATCAATACGCAGCCGTATGACCTCGAGGTCGGCGCCGGCACCATGGCTCCCTACACGTTCCTGCGCGCGCTCGGTCCGGAGCCCTGGAATGTGGCGTACGTGCAGCCCTCGCGTCGTCCGGCGGACGGCCGCTTCGGTGAGAACCCGAACCGCCTGTTCCAGCACCACCAGTTCCAGGTCATCCTCAAGCCCGCGCCCAAGAACGTGCAGGAGCTGTATCTGGAGTCGCTGCGGAAGATTCGCATCGACCCGCTCGAGCACGACATCCGCTTCGTCGAGGACGACTGGGAGTCGCCGACGCTGGGTGCGTGGGGGTTGGGCTGGGAGGTGTGGTGCGACGGAATGGAGGTGACGCAGTTCACCTACTTCCAGCAGTGCGGAGGGTTCGACTGCAAGCCGGTCGCCGCGGAGCTCACCTACGGGTTGGAGCGCATCTGCATGTACCTGCAGAACGTGGAGAACGTCTTCGACATCGAGTGGGTCAAGGGCGTGAAGTACCGCGAGGTGTTCCACCCGAACGAGGTGGAGATGAGCAAGTACGCGCTCCAGGAGTCGGACGCGGCCATGCTCTTCGCGCTCTTCGATGCGTACGAGAAGGAGTGCAAGCGCCTCATCGAGCGCCAGCTGCCGCTGCCGGCGTATGACTTCGCGCTGAAGTGCTCGCACACGTTCAACCTGCTGGACGCGCGCGGCGCCATCTCCGTCACGGAGCGCGCGGCGTTCATCAAGCGCGTGCGTGACAACGCGCGGCTGTGCGCGGAGGGCTACCTCCAGATGCGTGAGCGGCTGGGCTACCCGCTGCTGAAGACGCCGTGGACGGTGGGCGAGCAGCCGCCGGTGCTCGAGGGCAAGCCCGCCAGCGACTACTGGAAGACGGTGCAGCTCAACAAGCCGGTGGAGAAGAAGGAGAAGGCGGAGGTGGCTCGTGGCGCGTGA
- a CDS encoding type II and III secretion system protein family protein yields the protein MFTRFTHAAALGALVALVASGSALAQDGTSVSLGVGAQKVLTIPGLSKVALGDPSIAEVKTLGSGQLLVTGQAEGKTTLLIWKTTGQRASYLINVRKQDPNDVIAEIKRLLGEIEGVSVRMVGDRIYLDGQAYTTQDADRIEQVVGLYPNVKSFVKIAPNAKKLVAQNLNAAFQKGGLKNVQANVVGATIFLEGSVESQQDLQKAELITKAIGEKVENLLVVGIKRMILSEVQFVEIRRNSRDRYGIRYPLDIAGSATAAASITQELFPGTFGQGGSNIGLTAGADFSIGFQGNDGYGRLLAQPKLVCASGEKAEFLAGGEVPIPLITNNQFSIEYKKYGVILNLRPTADRNGNIQTEIEAEASEIDTSVAVSIGGSSTVPGFRTRKVKTNVTVRHGETIVLSGVFSHDEQKAVSKIPGLGHIPIVGELFKSRGFDSTKRELVIFVTPRIVNPDSDKVRTIIEDVKSRYKQARSEVNFNIFD from the coding sequence ATGTTCACACGCTTCACGCATGCCGCCGCGCTTGGCGCGCTTGTTGCCCTGGTGGCCAGCGGCTCTGCCCTGGCCCAGGACGGCACTTCCGTCAGCCTGGGAGTGGGTGCCCAAAAGGTGCTCACCATTCCGGGCCTCAGCAAGGTGGCCCTTGGCGACCCGTCCATCGCCGAGGTGAAGACGCTCGGCTCAGGACAGCTGCTCGTCACCGGTCAGGCCGAAGGCAAGACCACGCTGCTCATCTGGAAGACCACGGGTCAGCGCGCCAGCTATCTCATCAACGTCCGCAAGCAGGACCCCAACGACGTCATCGCCGAAATCAAGCGGCTCCTCGGTGAAATCGAGGGCGTCTCCGTCCGCATGGTGGGTGACCGCATCTATCTGGACGGTCAGGCCTACACCACGCAGGACGCGGACCGCATCGAGCAGGTGGTGGGCCTGTATCCGAACGTGAAGTCGTTCGTGAAGATTGCCCCCAACGCCAAGAAGCTGGTGGCGCAGAACCTCAACGCGGCCTTCCAGAAGGGCGGCCTGAAGAACGTCCAGGCCAACGTGGTGGGTGCCACCATCTTCCTGGAGGGCTCCGTGGAGAGCCAGCAGGACCTGCAGAAGGCGGAGCTCATCACCAAGGCCATTGGCGAGAAGGTGGAGAACCTGCTCGTCGTCGGCATCAAGCGGATGATTCTCTCCGAGGTCCAGTTCGTTGAAATCCGCCGCAACAGCCGTGACCGCTACGGCATCCGCTACCCGTTGGACATCGCCGGCTCGGCGACGGCCGCGGCGTCCATCACCCAGGAGCTCTTCCCGGGCACCTTCGGTCAGGGCGGCTCCAACATCGGCCTGACGGCGGGCGCGGACTTCTCCATCGGCTTCCAGGGCAACGACGGCTACGGCCGCCTGCTCGCCCAGCCCAAGCTGGTGTGCGCCAGCGGTGAGAAGGCGGAGTTCCTGGCGGGTGGCGAGGTCCCGATTCCCCTCATCACCAACAACCAGTTCTCCATCGAGTACAAGAAGTACGGCGTCATCCTGAACCTGCGCCCCACGGCGGACCGCAACGGCAACATCCAGACGGAGATCGAGGCCGAGGCCTCTGAAATCGACACCTCCGTCGCGGTGTCCATCGGTGGTTCGTCCACGGTTCCTGGCTTCCGGACCCGCAAGGTGAAGACGAACGTCACCGTGCGCCACGGTGAGACCATCGTCCTGTCCGGCGTGTTCAGCCACGACGAGCAGAAGGCCGTGTCGAAGATTCCGGGCCTGGGTCACATCCCCATCGTGGGCGAGCTCTTCAAGAGCCGTGGCTTCGACTCCACCAAGCGCGAGCTGGTCATCTTCGTCACGCCGCGCATCGTGAACCCGGATTCCGACAAGGTCCGGACCATCATCGAGGACGTGAAGAGCCGCTACAAGCAGGCGCGCTCCGAGGTGAACTTCAACATCTTCGACTGA
- a CDS encoding serine/threonine-protein kinase, whose translation MARQVGASEDPDRGRRIGKYEILTRLSLGGMAELFLAFTSGPGGFRKFVAVKQILPDIKKDEQFVEMFLDEARITAAFSHANIGQVFDLGEEDGELYLAMEFLPGQNLEQVIKAAARRQYGLPLGFIGRVIRDTCLGLHYAHHFMDPSGRPVAVVHRDVSPKNVMLTYDGVVKVIDFGIAKARGRLGRTQVGTVKGTSGYMSPEQVRGHAMDGRSDLFSVGVMMHELLTGQRLFNGPHEAAVMLQIVEADVVSPRAGNSIIPEALDAVVMRALARDAGQRFATCREMARAIEAALGSELFDEDGVTEVMGELFAEKRQKTRTLLELASRAEDAQVSEAAGALQQEEVGEHVPTSQLPVPKTQHAPSGQPRTDGSSAPKPVPQRRPSTATEPELVTRAGTGSGPKPMPQRRPATATDPEIPTRAGSGPKQQPRKLQAELPASTPQRTPRPVPALEAGISRTPRPRPEEVEEEQDSLDEPSDLSTQQFRTRPPRPGAAGARGNARAPRGGQRSDTPVQTPAAKSGSKWMGRLFLLLVLGGVGWAATQPLVRAQFVPAFESVKAWVKAELDPPPAKDPAANAAWPPQQKPGPPPGFPGTTPAPDPRPAAQAPTAEPAPEVRTPPPETPVTKPASGTRGKDKETTGAKGTTDSGKGSTRGVRGKEPPKPKTDKEPVTTVTQDPNALAEVLDTSSAQGAAKAGMGWISLSTVPPAAVFDGSTQLGTTPLKKFPLPVGTYSLRLVDPTNAEAVDRRLSAPINPGKVTTIQIRLADLPLYKE comes from the coding sequence ATGGCCAGGCAGGTTGGCGCCAGCGAAGATCCCGACCGGGGGCGGCGCATCGGAAAGTACGAGATCCTCACTCGCCTCTCGTTGGGAGGAATGGCGGAGCTGTTCCTCGCCTTCACCTCGGGACCGGGCGGATTTCGCAAGTTCGTCGCCGTCAAGCAGATCCTCCCAGACATCAAGAAAGACGAGCAGTTCGTCGAGATGTTCCTGGACGAGGCGCGCATCACCGCCGCGTTCTCGCACGCGAACATCGGACAGGTGTTCGACCTGGGCGAGGAGGACGGGGAGCTGTACCTCGCGATGGAGTTCCTGCCAGGGCAGAACCTGGAGCAGGTCATCAAGGCCGCGGCTCGCCGGCAGTACGGCCTGCCGCTGGGCTTCATCGGCCGGGTGATTCGCGACACGTGCCTGGGGCTGCACTACGCCCACCACTTCATGGACCCCTCCGGGCGTCCCGTGGCGGTGGTGCACCGCGATGTCTCACCGAAGAACGTGATGCTCACCTACGACGGCGTCGTCAAGGTGATCGACTTCGGCATCGCGAAGGCACGTGGCCGATTGGGCCGTACGCAGGTGGGCACGGTGAAGGGGACCAGCGGCTACATGTCCCCGGAGCAGGTGCGCGGCCACGCGATGGACGGGCGCAGCGACCTGTTCTCGGTGGGCGTGATGATGCACGAGCTGCTCACCGGCCAGCGGCTGTTCAACGGACCGCACGAAGCCGCGGTGATGTTGCAGATCGTCGAGGCGGACGTGGTGTCGCCGCGCGCGGGCAACTCCATCATCCCGGAGGCCTTGGACGCGGTGGTGATGCGGGCGCTCGCGCGAGACGCGGGGCAGCGCTTCGCGACCTGCCGCGAGATGGCGCGCGCCATCGAGGCGGCGCTGGGCTCGGAGCTGTTCGACGAGGACGGCGTCACCGAGGTGATGGGCGAGCTGTTCGCGGAGAAGCGCCAGAAGACGCGCACGCTCCTGGAGCTGGCCAGCCGCGCCGAGGACGCGCAGGTGAGCGAGGCGGCCGGCGCGCTTCAACAGGAGGAGGTGGGAGAGCATGTCCCCACCTCCCAGCTGCCGGTGCCCAAGACGCAGCATGCGCCGTCGGGCCAGCCCCGGACGGACGGCAGCAGCGCGCCCAAGCCGGTGCCGCAACGGCGGCCCTCCACGGCGACGGAGCCGGAGCTCGTCACCCGGGCGGGGACGGGCAGCGGACCCAAGCCGATGCCCCAGCGGCGCCCCGCCACGGCGACGGACCCGGAGATTCCGACCCGCGCTGGAAGCGGGCCCAAGCAGCAGCCGCGAAAGCTCCAGGCGGAGCTCCCCGCGTCCACGCCGCAGCGGACGCCTCGGCCCGTGCCCGCGCTGGAGGCGGGGATCTCCCGGACGCCTCGGCCTCGGCCCGAGGAGGTCGAGGAGGAGCAGGATTCGCTCGACGAGCCCAGTGACTTGTCGACCCAGCAGTTCCGCACGCGGCCCCCTCGGCCTGGTGCGGCGGGCGCGCGTGGGAATGCGCGGGCCCCGCGAGGCGGGCAGCGCTCCGACACGCCCGTGCAGACGCCGGCGGCGAAGTCGGGATCGAAGTGGATGGGGCGGTTGTTCCTGCTCCTGGTGCTGGGAGGCGTGGGTTGGGCGGCGACGCAGCCGCTGGTCCGCGCTCAGTTCGTCCCCGCCTTCGAGTCGGTGAAGGCCTGGGTGAAGGCGGAGCTGGACCCGCCTCCCGCGAAGGATCCCGCGGCCAACGCGGCCTGGCCGCCGCAACAGAAGCCCGGGCCTCCTCCGGGATTCCCTGGCACCACGCCCGCGCCAGATCCGCGTCCGGCCGCCCAGGCACCGACGGCCGAACCTGCCCCCGAGGTCCGTACGCCTCCGCCGGAGACGCCGGTGACGAAGCCCGCTTCGGGCACGCGTGGCAAGGACAAGGAGACCACGGGCGCGAAGGGAACCACCGACTCGGGCAAGGGCAGCACGCGGGGCGTGCGTGGCAAGGAACCCCCCAAGCCCAAGACGGACAAGGAGCCCGTCACCACGGTGACGCAGGACCCCAATGCGTTGGCGGAGGTGTTGGACACCAGCTCCGCGCAGGGGGCCGCGAAGGCGGGGATGGGGTGGATCTCACTGAGCACGGTGCCTCCGGCGGCCGTGTTCGATGGCTCCACCCAGTTGGGGACCACGCCGCTGAAGAAGTTCCCCCTCCCGGTGGGAACGTACAGCTTGCGCCTGGTGGACCCCACGAACGCGGAGGCGGTGGACCGTCGCCTGTCGGCGCCCATCAACCCCGGCAAGGTGACGACGATTCAAATCCGACTGGCGGATCTCCCTCTGTACAAGGAGTGA
- the glyS gene encoding glycine--tRNA ligase subunit beta, translating into MARDLLLEVGAEEIPASFIGPALEDLRRVVTERMADARLKHGEVKLYGTPRRLAVLVLGVADAGEDVVKEVLGPSAKAAFDAQGKPTKAAEKFAEGLKLTVEQLGRSQTAKGEYVSARVEEKGRPAADILQDALHVAVHSINFRKSMRWGDVEASFARPVQWLLALLGGDLVPVVFGDVKSGRVTYGHRFLSPGAIELKAPADYEAVLEKANVVADIAKRRAQLVQKVTAAAKAAGGQVLEDEGLVDQVTNLVELPSPVVGSFEERHLDLPPEVLVQEMKSHQRYFSLVDGAGKLLPKFIAVSNTPVRDEQLSLRGYQRVLRARLADGRFFFDEDRKTPLIDRVEKLGRVVWQGQLGTYLEKVERFRSLAVWLAGQTKRAGESATIERAATLAKADLVTGMVGEFPELQGAMGREYARASGETDAVALAIFEHYLPRGAEDALPTQDAGALIGIADRLDSLCGIFAIGKAPSGAADPFGLRRACIAIIRLVLGRGYRFSLSAAVDEALRLLAPKLANVKRKAGEPAPREQVLEFFRGRLKSLWGEQHRTDVVEAVLAAGFDDLVSTHKRLEALSLIVGRADFQPLAAAFKRVVNIVEKQGRDVAGGQTQAQKLVDDAERQLHTAFTQARNSVAGLVQSDDFSGALKEITGLKPAVDTFFDKVMVMAEDKDLRENRIRLLVEIGALFNLVADFSKIQAETVG; encoded by the coding sequence GTGGCGCGTGACCTGCTGCTGGAAGTCGGAGCGGAGGAGATTCCGGCCTCGTTCATTGGCCCCGCGCTGGAAGACCTCCGGCGCGTGGTGACGGAGCGGATGGCGGACGCGCGGCTCAAGCACGGCGAGGTGAAGCTCTACGGCACCCCCCGGCGGTTGGCGGTGCTGGTGCTCGGCGTGGCGGACGCGGGCGAGGACGTCGTGAAGGAGGTGCTGGGGCCCAGCGCCAAGGCGGCGTTCGACGCGCAGGGCAAGCCCACCAAGGCGGCGGAGAAGTTCGCCGAGGGACTCAAGCTGACGGTGGAGCAACTGGGCCGCTCGCAGACGGCCAAGGGCGAGTACGTGTCCGCCCGCGTGGAGGAGAAGGGGCGTCCGGCGGCGGACATCCTCCAGGATGCGCTGCACGTGGCGGTGCACTCCATCAACTTCCGCAAGTCCATGCGCTGGGGTGACGTGGAGGCGTCCTTCGCGCGTCCGGTGCAGTGGCTGTTGGCCCTGCTGGGCGGCGACCTGGTGCCCGTGGTGTTTGGCGACGTGAAGAGCGGCCGCGTCACCTACGGCCACCGCTTCCTTTCACCGGGCGCCATCGAGCTCAAGGCCCCGGCCGACTACGAGGCCGTGCTGGAGAAGGCGAACGTGGTGGCGGACATCGCCAAGCGCCGCGCCCAGCTGGTGCAGAAGGTGACGGCGGCGGCCAAGGCGGCCGGTGGCCAGGTGTTGGAGGACGAGGGACTGGTCGACCAGGTCACGAACCTGGTGGAGCTGCCCAGCCCCGTGGTGGGCTCGTTCGAGGAGCGCCACCTGGACCTGCCCCCGGAGGTGTTGGTGCAGGAGATGAAGAGCCACCAGCGCTACTTCTCGCTGGTGGACGGGGCGGGGAAGCTCCTGCCCAAGTTCATCGCCGTGTCCAACACCCCCGTGCGCGATGAGCAGCTCAGCCTGCGCGGCTACCAGCGCGTGCTGCGCGCGCGTCTGGCGGACGGCCGTTTCTTCTTCGACGAGGACCGGAAGACGCCGCTCATCGACCGCGTGGAGAAGCTGGGCCGCGTGGTGTGGCAGGGGCAGCTGGGCACGTACCTGGAGAAGGTGGAGCGCTTCCGGTCGCTGGCCGTGTGGCTCGCGGGCCAGACGAAGCGGGCAGGGGAGAGCGCGACCATCGAGCGCGCGGCCACCCTGGCCAAGGCGGACCTCGTCACCGGCATGGTGGGCGAGTTCCCGGAGCTCCAGGGCGCCATGGGCCGCGAGTACGCCCGTGCGAGCGGCGAGACGGATGCGGTGGCCCTGGCCATCTTCGAGCACTACCTGCCTCGAGGCGCCGAGGACGCGCTGCCCACGCAGGACGCGGGCGCGCTGATTGGCATCGCGGACCGGCTGGACTCGCTGTGCGGCATCTTCGCCATCGGCAAGGCGCCCAGCGGCGCGGCGGACCCGTTCGGTCTGCGCCGGGCCTGCATCGCCATCATCCGTCTGGTGCTGGGCCGGGGCTACCGGTTCAGCCTGTCCGCCGCGGTGGACGAGGCGCTGCGGCTGCTGGCCCCCAAGCTGGCCAACGTGAAGCGCAAGGCGGGCGAGCCCGCGCCGCGCGAGCAGGTGCTGGAGTTCTTCCGGGGCCGGCTCAAGTCGCTGTGGGGTGAGCAGCACCGCACGGACGTCGTGGAGGCGGTGCTGGCCGCGGGCTTCGACGACCTGGTGTCCACGCACAAGCGCCTGGAGGCGCTGAGCCTCATCGTCGGCCGGGCGGACTTCCAGCCCCTGGCGGCGGCGTTCAAGCGCGTGGTCAACATCGTGGAGAAGCAGGGCCGCGACGTGGCCGGGGGGCAGACCCAGGCCCAGAAGCTGGTGGATGACGCCGAGCGGCAGCTCCACACCGCCTTCACCCAGGCCCGCAACTCGGTGGCGGGGCTGGTCCAGTCGGACGATTTCTCCGGCGCCCTGAAGGAAATCACTGGGTTGAAGCCCGCCGTGGACACCTTCTTCGACAAGGTGATGGTCATGGCGGAAGACAAGGACCTCCGGGAAAACCGCATCCGGTTGCTCGTGGAGATTGGGGCCTTGTTCAACCTGGTGGCCGACTTCTCGAAGATTCAGGCCGAAACGGTCGGCTGA
- a CDS encoding FHA domain-containing protein gives MIDQNSRPARKVGIADHLWETYEDMAQQMGSDRDALINQALFMFARLNGFIEARSRDDAHMAPAMSAPARPAAVPAGPSRAAPPPVLSPAPPPPKAEPPPQLRPSGRGAADERSSANGLDNDPVRREVAERVLETAAELERLIKGKNEPPPPNDEMVEDEEPLPEQDDEPGMEDEPAEPEEEPADDLAEEEGSALYLVTESGDQERIVKERFVIGRGKHCDFVINSGKVSREHAVIAQEGPDWIIEDLGSSNGTWFNKQRIKRRKIEDGDEYFICSEKIRLMVR, from the coding sequence ATGATCGATCAGAACTCCCGCCCCGCCCGCAAGGTCGGCATCGCCGACCACCTGTGGGAGACGTACGAAGACATGGCCCAGCAGATGGGCTCGGACCGCGATGCGCTGATCAACCAGGCGCTCTTCATGTTCGCGCGTCTCAATGGCTTCATTGAAGCGCGCTCTCGCGACGACGCGCACATGGCGCCCGCCATGTCCGCGCCCGCACGTCCGGCCGCCGTGCCCGCGGGGCCTTCCCGGGCCGCCCCGCCGCCCGTGCTCTCGCCCGCGCCTCCGCCCCCCAAGGCGGAGCCGCCTCCCCAGCTTCGGCCCAGTGGCCGGGGGGCCGCTGATGAGCGGTCTTCCGCCAACGGTCTGGACAACGACCCGGTGCGTCGCGAAGTCGCCGAGCGTGTCCTGGAGACCGCCGCGGAGCTCGAGCGCCTCATCAAGGGCAAGAACGAGCCGCCTCCCCCCAACGACGAGATGGTGGAGGACGAGGAGCCGCTTCCCGAGCAGGATGATGAGCCGGGGATGGAGGACGAGCCCGCGGAGCCCGAAGAGGAGCCCGCGGACGACCTCGCCGAGGAGGAGGGGTCCGCCCTCTACCTGGTCACCGAGTCGGGAGACCAGGAGCGCATCGTCAAGGAGCGCTTCGTCATTGGCCGGGGCAAGCACTGCGACTTCGTCATCAACTCGGGCAAGGTCTCCCGGGAGCACGCGGTCATCGCGCAGGAAGGCCCGGACTGGATCATCGAGGACCTGGGCTCGTCCAACGGCACCTGGTTCAACAAGCAGCGAATCAAGCGCCGCAAGATTGAAGACGGGGACGAGTATTTCATCTGCAGCGAGAAGATTCGCCTCATGGTCCGGTGA
- a CDS encoding A24 family peptidase produces MTPGHIALWTVLGVALVISVVTDVLRREILDVVTYPLMAVGLGVRLATEGVGGLDQGLISGLVSGVGLSLLLVPAALRGRMGWGDVKLMGGVGAVLGFPASMAAAAFISLVGAAQAVVSLLWQGAVWDTVAAALRRWAVRLHLARSDARPTEQRHIPYGVAIALGTFWALWWQQQSLG; encoded by the coding sequence ATGACGCCTGGACACATCGCGCTGTGGACGGTCCTTGGAGTGGCCCTGGTGATCTCGGTGGTAACGGATGTGTTGCGCCGGGAGATCCTCGACGTGGTCACCTACCCGCTGATGGCGGTGGGGCTGGGAGTGCGCCTTGCCACCGAAGGGGTGGGAGGGTTGGACCAGGGGCTCATCAGCGGGCTGGTGTCGGGCGTGGGCCTGTCACTGCTGCTGGTGCCAGCGGCGCTCCGGGGGCGGATGGGGTGGGGTGATGTGAAGTTGATGGGAGGGGTGGGCGCCGTGCTGGGTTTTCCGGCGTCCATGGCGGCCGCTGCGTTCATCTCCCTGGTGGGCGCTGCCCAGGCGGTCGTCTCGCTCCTGTGGCAAGGGGCGGTCTGGGACACGGTGGCGGCGGCGCTGCGGCGCTGGGCGGTGCGACTGCACCTGGCGCGCTCGGACGCGCGGCCCACTGAGCAGCGACACATTCCCTACGGGGTGGCCATCGCGCTTGGAACTTTCTGGGCGTTGTGGTGGCAGCAACAAAGCTTGGGTTAG